From a single Chitinophaga sp. Cy-1792 genomic region:
- a CDS encoding SusC/RagA family TonB-linked outer membrane protein — MRSQVQAWLGLCYALFCYTTSSAYTIPHGQFKLQQPKADTTTPVVIKPAADTTVVPKDSSKANPANPAQKQDSSKSNDTGNAKKDTGLILPPDPQKQKDDLNKFTFSGTVKDDSGTPIPGAMIKNKNSNLVAQSSPTGKFSIKAAINDQISISAPTYAEQTITAAKKEATVKLSAASDSKKVLNEVVVTALGIKKNPRSVGFAMSEVTGNTVQEAKEVNFVNALSGKVPGLQVNTNSGSMGGSSKITIRGVKSILGDNNAFFVVDGVPMMNNNTNQGGQLNGGGGYDYGSPLQDINPDDIENISVLKGAAATALYGSRGANGVLLITTKKRPDAEGGIGVTYNLNAEMNQVSVLPKYQNQYGGGANGRFDTLYYNQHPEGFLSESAATYDDNNGKGRYDLMPQYYEDQSWGPKLNGQVIRPYWSWGKDKNNPYFGQTTKWVAQPNNVRDFYKTGVTLSNTIAMSGNNDKGAFRLSYGNMDQTFVLPNASLKRNNLSFNGNYKVAKFLTATAAVNYSSLSATARPGTGFTGPNPTLQFTMYGQRQLELDKEKIYKYPDGSQMTWNRRAWNNDTMSSSNGPYWNRYMDYETDSRNRLFGYAGLDLDATKWLQIRGRVYMDDYNTLEEERTAKDYVVGGYIKRIRTSRELNYELTANAHKDLSKDLQLNATVGGNVMNRRWTVTGGSTNGGLITPGVYNLNNSVAPATPIDEYYEKQINSAFATANLGFRNFLFLDLTGRSDWSSTLAKGNNQYFYPSASMSFVFSDLLKDWKWLSFGKLRGSMAAVGNDADPYRLYDTYQYVLPFGNNPINTFSPTKYNVDLKPERTSEFETGLELKFLDNRIGFDVTYYNRTTKDQIITLQIPAATGFTGTYVNGGSVRNQGVELGINLNPIRLKNGFRWDINANVARNRNKLLNMNIDQYNTSLPMLTIGTDRRTQKVSVVAKVGEALGTIMGTDYKYDDKGNKLVDANGYYQVSDIKAIGNAYPDYVGGITNTFTYKGIYLTALVDFQHGGNFFSYTNLYGEKSGLLQSTVENNIRENGIVVPGVTDDGKPNTTVITAQNHFNFNGGNVISKANLYDASYIYLREVKVGVNIPQAWYSKIKAQSARISLYGRNLWLIKSNAPNVDPANILNSSSNVQGIEGGALPSTRSLGLNLNVSF, encoded by the coding sequence ATGAGAAGCCAAGTACAAGCCTGGTTGGGGCTGTGCTATGCCCTTTTCTGCTATACCACGAGTAGTGCATACACAATCCCACACGGGCAATTTAAACTACAACAGCCCAAAGCTGACACCACTACGCCTGTGGTAATAAAACCCGCTGCCGACACAACGGTAGTCCCAAAAGATTCCAGTAAGGCAAATCCGGCAAATCCTGCACAGAAACAGGATTCATCTAAAAGCAACGATACCGGAAACGCTAAAAAAGATACCGGATTAATCCTTCCTCCTGATCCTCAAAAACAAAAAGATGATCTGAATAAATTTACTTTCTCAGGCACAGTAAAAGATGATAGCGGCACACCTATCCCAGGTGCAATGATTAAAAATAAAAATTCTAATCTCGTTGCGCAATCATCTCCTACTGGAAAATTCAGTATTAAGGCAGCTATTAATGACCAGATTTCAATTAGTGCTCCTACCTATGCTGAACAAACAATCACTGCAGCAAAAAAAGAAGCTACAGTAAAACTCTCCGCAGCGAGCGATTCTAAAAAGGTACTGAACGAAGTAGTAGTAACTGCCCTCGGTATCAAGAAAAACCCTCGCAGCGTCGGTTTTGCCATGTCAGAAGTAACAGGAAATACCGTGCAGGAAGCTAAAGAGGTAAACTTCGTAAACGCACTCTCCGGTAAAGTTCCTGGCCTCCAGGTAAATACCAACAGCGGATCTATGGGTGGCTCCTCTAAAATCACCATCCGTGGCGTGAAATCCATTCTCGGTGATAACAACGCCTTCTTCGTTGTAGACGGTGTGCCTATGATGAATAACAACACCAACCAGGGCGGACAGCTCAACGGTGGTGGCGGCTACGACTATGGTAGCCCGCTCCAGGATATCAACCCGGATGATATCGAGAATATCTCCGTGCTGAAAGGTGCCGCCGCTACTGCATTATACGGCAGTCGTGGTGCAAACGGCGTTCTCCTCATCACTACCAAAAAACGCCCCGACGCAGAAGGCGGCATCGGTGTTACCTACAACCTCAATGCGGAAATGAATCAGGTATCTGTGCTTCCTAAATACCAAAACCAATACGGCGGCGGTGCTAACGGACGCTTCGATACACTCTACTATAATCAACACCCGGAAGGATTTCTCAGCGAATCCGCCGCTACATATGATGACAACAACGGTAAAGGACGCTACGACCTCATGCCGCAATACTACGAAGACCAATCATGGGGGCCTAAACTCAACGGCCAGGTAATCCGCCCTTACTGGTCATGGGGAAAAGATAAAAACAACCCATACTTCGGACAAACAACTAAATGGGTTGCACAACCCAATAACGTTCGCGATTTCTATAAAACAGGCGTCACCCTGAGCAATACTATCGCCATGAGCGGCAACAACGACAAAGGCGCCTTCCGCCTCTCTTATGGCAACATGGACCAGACTTTTGTGCTCCCGAACGCTTCCCTGAAACGTAACAACCTGAGCTTCAACGGTAACTATAAAGTAGCGAAATTCCTTACAGCAACCGCTGCAGTGAACTATAGCTCCCTTAGCGCCACCGCACGCCCGGGTACCGGCTTCACCGGACCTAACCCAACCCTCCAGTTCACCATGTACGGCCAACGCCAGCTGGAACTGGACAAAGAAAAAATATACAAATACCCGGACGGCTCCCAGATGACCTGGAACCGCCGCGCCTGGAATAATGATACCATGTCATCCAGCAACGGCCCTTACTGGAACCGTTACATGGACTATGAAACCGATAGCCGCAACCGCCTCTTCGGCTACGCAGGCCTCGATCTCGATGCTACCAAATGGCTCCAGATCCGCGGCCGCGTATACATGGACGACTATAACACCCTGGAAGAAGAAAGAACGGCCAAAGACTACGTAGTAGGCGGATACATTAAACGCATCCGTACCTCACGTGAACTCAACTACGAACTGACAGCAAATGCTCATAAAGACCTTAGCAAAGACTTACAACTCAACGCTACTGTCGGTGGCAACGTCATGAACCGTAGATGGACCGTTACCGGTGGCTCTACCAACGGCGGACTCATCACACCAGGTGTTTATAACCTCAACAACTCCGTTGCGCCGGCAACACCTATCGACGAATACTACGAAAAACAAATCAACTCCGCATTCGCTACCGCTAACCTCGGATTCAGAAACTTCCTGTTCCTCGATCTGACAGGCCGCAGCGACTGGAGCTCTACCCTCGCAAAAGGTAATAACCAGTATTTCTACCCTTCTGCGTCTATGTCTTTCGTATTCTCCGACCTGCTGAAAGACTGGAAATGGCTGAGCTTTGGTAAACTCAGAGGTAGCATGGCCGCCGTAGGTAACGATGCGGATCCATATCGCTTATACGATACCTACCAGTACGTGTTACCTTTCGGCAACAACCCGATTAACACCTTCTCTCCAACCAAATACAATGTTGATCTGAAACCTGAACGTACTTCTGAATTTGAAACAGGCCTCGAACTGAAATTCCTGGACAACCGTATAGGCTTCGACGTTACCTACTATAACAGAACTACAAAAGATCAGATCATCACCCTCCAGATCCCTGCTGCTACAGGTTTCACCGGCACATATGTAAACGGAGGAAGTGTACGGAACCAGGGCGTGGAACTCGGTATCAACCTGAACCCGATCCGTCTCAAAAATGGTTTTCGTTGGGATATCAACGCCAACGTTGCCCGCAACAGAAACAAACTCCTCAACATGAACATCGACCAGTACAATACTTCGCTGCCAATGCTGACCATCGGTACAGACAGACGCACTCAGAAAGTATCTGTAGTGGCCAAAGTAGGAGAGGCCCTCGGAACCATCATGGGTACCGATTACAAATATGACGACAAAGGCAATAAACTGGTAGATGCAAATGGCTACTATCAGGTAAGCGATATCAAAGCTATCGGTAACGCATATCCTGATTATGTAGGCGGTATCACCAACACCTTCACCTATAAAGGAATATACCTGACTGCACTGGTAGACTTCCAGCATGGCGGTAACTTCTTCTCCTACACAAACCTGTACGGTGAGAAATCCGGGCTGCTCCAAAGCACCGTGGAAAACAATATCCGCGAAAACGGTATCGTTGTTCCTGGTGTTACTGATGATGGCAAACCTAACACGACTGTCATCACAGCACAAAACCATTTCAACTTCAACGGTGGTAACGTCATCAGTAAAGCCAACCTCTACGATGCAAGCTACATCTACCTGAGAGAAGTAAAAGTAGGTGTCAATATTCCACAGGCATGGTACAGCAAAATCAAAGCACAGTCCGCCCGTATCTCATTATATGGTCGTAACCTCTGGCTGATCAAATCCAATGCACCAAATGTGGACCCTGCCAATATCCTGAACTCTTCTTCAAACGTACAAGGTATTGAAGGCGGTGCATTACCATCAACCAGATCGCTGGGGCTTAACCTGAATGTTTCATTCTAA
- a CDS encoding ribose-phosphate pyrophosphokinase, translated as MPQKIIFATQHYQYLKERLLAISVPQWENGELDIRDFPDGEHYHRILSNVRNREVVLLGGTIDDKETLELYDLASGCIQLGASAITIVIPYFGYSTMERSVKYGEIVKAKTRAVLFSSLPTTAQGTQIVLIDLHVDGITHYFESGVRPTHLYGKEIVKEAAMELVDGSPFVLASTDAGRAKWVESLANDLHVPAAFVFKRRLSGEETAITAISADVQDKTVIIYDDMIRTGGSLIHAAEAYKQAGANDIYVITTHGIFAGNGFQRIKNTGIIKKIICTDTHPNALSIQDPMLEVRSVDHMILNFFESNHTL; from the coding sequence ATGCCACAGAAAATCATCTTCGCAACTCAACATTATCAGTACCTGAAAGAGAGACTACTGGCCATTTCCGTACCCCAATGGGAAAACGGAGAGCTCGATATCCGCGATTTTCCGGATGGAGAACACTACCACCGTATCCTCTCCAATGTCAGAAACCGCGAAGTGGTCCTCCTCGGTGGCACCATCGATGACAAAGAAACACTCGAACTCTACGACCTCGCCAGCGGCTGCATACAGCTCGGCGCCAGCGCCATCACCATTGTAATCCCGTATTTTGGCTATTCCACCATGGAACGCTCCGTTAAATACGGCGAAATCGTGAAAGCCAAAACCCGCGCCGTACTGTTCTCCAGTCTGCCTACCACCGCCCAGGGCACACAGATCGTCCTGATCGATCTCCACGTAGACGGCATTACACACTATTTTGAGAGCGGTGTACGCCCTACACATCTCTACGGCAAGGAAATCGTAAAAGAGGCCGCTATGGAGCTCGTAGATGGCTCCCCATTCGTGCTCGCCAGCACCGATGCCGGACGCGCAAAATGGGTAGAATCCCTCGCAAACGACCTCCACGTACCAGCAGCATTCGTATTCAAACGCCGCCTCTCCGGTGAAGAAACCGCCATCACCGCCATCAGCGCCGATGTACAGGATAAAACTGTTATCATCTACGACGACATGATCCGTACCGGTGGCTCTCTCATCCACGCCGCCGAAGCCTATAAACAAGCAGGAGCAAACGATATCTATGTCATCACCACACACGGCATATTCGCAGGCAACGGATTCCAACGCATCAAAAACACCGGCATCATCAAAAAAATTATCTGCACAGATACTCATCCTAACGCACTCTCTATCCAGGACCCCATGCTCGAAGTACGCTCCGTAGACCACATGATCCTCAACTTCTTCGAAAGCAACCACACCCTGTAA
- a CDS encoding carboxypeptidase-like regulatory domain-containing protein gives MIRFFAYIGALFLFLFINLQDTVAQVRLSGMVADQDTKTGIPFVSIVNKRAMTGTLSTESGRFYLEGMAGDTIEFSMIGYATRVVVMPGMSASMDVLLQKRLYELEGVNVQGKSHYKDSLAMREEYNRYFNYKKPGAMDVLKTLPANPVTALSYLVPSKARKRKEEFRGQLEYWEKEKYIDYRYSPEIVGRMTKLQSPELDSFMYKYRPGYDFLNAASEYDLLLYIKNSFEEYKKGKAQATDPVGASPAKQ, from the coding sequence ATGATTCGTTTTTTTGCATATATCGGAGCATTGTTTCTTTTCTTATTCATCAACCTGCAGGATACTGTTGCACAGGTCCGGCTTTCCGGTATGGTGGCGGATCAGGATACAAAAACAGGAATACCGTTTGTTTCAATCGTAAATAAGAGAGCGATGACAGGGACACTCAGTACCGAAAGTGGTCGTTTCTATTTAGAAGGAATGGCTGGGGATACTATTGAGTTTTCCATGATCGGTTATGCGACAAGAGTGGTGGTGATGCCGGGTATGTCGGCAAGTATGGATGTTTTGTTACAGAAGCGTTTGTATGAGCTGGAAGGCGTGAATGTACAGGGTAAGAGTCATTATAAGGATTCTCTTGCCATGCGTGAAGAGTACAACAGATATTTCAATTATAAGAAGCCTGGCGCTATGGACGTGTTGAAAACGTTGCCGGCAAATCCTGTGACAGCATTGAGTTACCTTGTTCCCAGCAAGGCACGTAAGCGTAAGGAAGAATTCCGCGGACAACTGGAGTACTGGGAAAAAGAGAAGTACATAGATTACCGTTATTCTCCTGAGATAGTTGGCAGAATGACGAAGTTACAGAGTCCGGAGCTGGATTCATTTATGTACAAGTATCGTCCCGGATATGATTTTCTGAATGCAGCATCAGAATATGATCTGTTGTTGTATATCAAGAATTCTTTCGAAGAATACAAAAAAGGCAAAGCCCAGGCTACAGATCCTGTAGGCGCTTCTCCCGCAAAACAATAA
- a CDS encoding ankyrin repeat domain-containing protein has protein sequence MSTKYKLVFILLLSAVVCLLHSCIDVVDDVDGSQLRGYDFRLFKKTKAWDLIKAVRSEDTKEIAAAIQQDTSVLNLQEPYYGKTPLMLAIMNHKFKAAEFLLNNGADPNVHDSYDGKSAIILAADIQNEETATLRLLSLLLSKSANPNDDEVGPRREGNTTRQTPLLEASATLKAGDFALKKVKILVEGGADVNHVNDYGDFPLKEALIFDHYDVALFLLESGAKYDLLFFDRSQFGKGGEKVYILDLMREDVYSPDSEAYGQKMKVVAFLKAHGLDYWKKPVPDFIKKKIQEDYPDNWQEYLRKY, from the coding sequence ATGTCTACGAAGTACAAACTTGTTTTCATTTTATTGTTGTCAGCAGTTGTTTGTTTGCTGCATAGTTGTATTGATGTAGTTGATGATGTGGATGGAAGTCAGCTGAGAGGGTATGATTTCAGGTTGTTTAAGAAGACTAAAGCCTGGGACCTGATTAAGGCTGTGAGGTCTGAGGATACTAAGGAGATAGCAGCTGCAATTCAGCAGGATACATCCGTATTGAATTTGCAGGAGCCCTATTATGGAAAGACACCATTGATGTTAGCCATTATGAACCATAAATTCAAAGCTGCTGAATTCCTGTTGAATAATGGTGCAGATCCCAATGTACATGATAGTTATGATGGAAAATCAGCAATAATATTAGCGGCAGACATTCAAAACGAGGAGACAGCAACGCTCAGATTACTGTCGCTGTTACTTTCTAAAAGTGCGAACCCAAATGATGACGAAGTAGGGCCCCGAAGAGAAGGGAATACCACCAGACAGACTCCCCTGTTGGAAGCCAGTGCAACGCTGAAAGCGGGTGACTTCGCATTGAAAAAGGTAAAGATATTGGTTGAAGGAGGTGCAGATGTTAATCATGTTAATGATTACGGTGACTTCCCATTGAAAGAAGCATTGATATTTGACCATTATGATGTTGCATTGTTTCTCCTGGAAAGCGGCGCTAAATATGATTTGCTTTTTTTCGACAGGTCACAATTCGGAAAAGGGGGAGAAAAGGTTTACATTCTGGACTTAATGAGAGAAGATGTGTATTCTCCTGATAGTGAAGCTTATGGTCAGAAAATGAAGGTGGTGGCTTTTCTTAAAGCACATGGACTTGATTATTGGAAGAAGCCTGTTCCAGATTTCATAAAGAAAAAAATACAGGAAGATTATCCTGATAACTGGCAGGAATATCTGCGTAAATATTAA